From the genome of Cytobacillus firmus, one region includes:
- a CDS encoding sigma-54 interaction domain-containing protein, whose amino-acid sequence MKSALFDLPVQMVETIVENAFGWLVVVNKEGTIIYINKNYCDFLEVEREQVLGKHVSGVIENSRMHIVAESGKEEIADLQFIRGNYMIANRIPIFSDGEVIGAFGTVFFRDTKEWMQMNSHVKSMLTKIQSYIQGIDPSVKYSLDDILGSSSQIHSLKEKVKMVAASDISVLIRGESGTGKELFAHSIHQLSNRSHQPFVKINCGAIPEHLLESELFGYEEGAFTGAKKGGKKGKFQLADGGTLFLDEIGDMPLNMQVKLLRALQEGEIESVGSTSPVKVDVRIIAATNRPLEKMMEEKRFREDLFYRINVVPFMVPSLRDRMEDLPLLIDSFIKKITKKSGKRISAIEEEVIEKFHQYSWPGNIRELENVIEASIHLTSNETITTESLPDYMKETAVYPVGKKNLKDILEETEKRILSQSLSKYNNDRIAAANALGISKSSMYEKLKKYGIV is encoded by the coding sequence ATGAAAAGTGCATTATTTGATTTGCCTGTTCAAATGGTTGAAACCATTGTAGAAAACGCCTTTGGATGGCTTGTCGTTGTAAATAAAGAAGGAACGATCATTTACATCAATAAAAATTATTGCGATTTCCTTGAGGTGGAGAGGGAACAGGTTCTGGGGAAGCATGTATCGGGGGTTATTGAAAATTCACGAATGCATATAGTGGCAGAATCAGGAAAGGAAGAAATTGCGGACCTGCAATTTATAAGAGGCAACTATATGATAGCAAACCGCATTCCCATTTTTTCTGATGGCGAGGTAATTGGCGCATTCGGGACGGTTTTCTTTAGGGATACAAAGGAATGGATGCAGATGAACAGCCATGTAAAGAGCATGCTCACAAAAATCCAGAGCTATATCCAGGGAATTGATCCAAGTGTAAAATACAGCCTCGATGATATATTAGGAAGCTCAAGCCAGATTCACAGCCTGAAAGAAAAGGTGAAAATGGTGGCAGCCAGTGATATTTCCGTTTTAATCCGCGGGGAAAGCGGGACCGGCAAAGAACTGTTTGCCCACAGCATTCATCAGCTCAGCAACAGGAGCCATCAGCCATTTGTAAAAATTAACTGTGGGGCCATTCCTGAACATCTGCTGGAGTCTGAACTGTTTGGCTATGAAGAGGGAGCTTTTACAGGGGCGAAAAAGGGCGGTAAAAAAGGAAAATTTCAGCTCGCAGATGGAGGGACCTTGTTTTTGGATGAAATCGGGGATATGCCGCTTAATATGCAAGTGAAGTTATTGCGTGCCCTGCAGGAAGGCGAGATTGAAAGTGTTGGGTCAACTTCTCCGGTTAAAGTGGATGTCCGGATTATTGCTGCAACTAACAGACCGCTCGAAAAAATGATGGAGGAAAAGCGTTTTAGGGAGGATTTATTTTATCGAATTAATGTAGTGCCGTTCATGGTTCCTTCTTTGCGCGACAGGATGGAGGACTTACCCCTTCTAATCGACAGCTTTATCAAGAAAATAACGAAAAAATCAGGAAAGAGAATAAGTGCAATTGAAGAGGAAGTCATAGAAAAGTTTCATCAATACAGCTGGCCCGGAAATATCAGGGAGCTTGAAAATGTAATCGAGGCATCCATTCACCTGACAAGCAATGAAACTATCACCACAGAATCATTGCCGGATTATATGAAAGAAACTGCTGTATATCCGGTTGGAAAAAAGAATTTGAAGGATATTCTTGAGGAAACAGAGAAGCGGATTCTGTCACAAAGCTTGAGCAAATATAATAATGACCGAATAGCAGCAGCAAATGCTCTTGGCATCAGTAAATCGTCCATGTACGAAAAGTTAAAGAAATATGGAATTGTATAG
- a CDS encoding rhodanese-like domain-containing protein yields the protein MDRIEEITTDELQKKLEAGEKLELVDVREDEEVASGMIPGARHIRMGTIPENLDKFDKDTEYIIICRSGGRSGNVCHYLQEQGYKVRNMAGGMLNWQGKTE from the coding sequence TTGGACCGTATTGAAGAGATTACCACTGATGAATTGCAGAAAAAGCTGGAGGCTGGAGAGAAGCTTGAGCTTGTAGATGTTAGAGAAGATGAAGAGGTGGCTTCCGGAATGATTCCTGGAGCCAGACATATCCGCATGGGCACGATCCCTGAGAACCTGGATAAATTCGATAAAGACACTGAGTATATCATTATCTGCCGCTCTGGCGGCCGCAGCGGAAATGTTTGTCATTACTTGCAGGAACAAGGATATAAGGTTCGCAATATGGCTGGCGGCATGCTGAACTGGCAGGGGAAAACAGAATAA
- a CDS encoding YtzC family protein encodes MATRESMDTLLQQCEDAIRFAQEQFESGRTQEHYNDFEYSNALQSLEAAYNDITQMAHSANSQQREQLHRMRLQLQQLQNQMIILPH; translated from the coding sequence ATGGCAACCCGTGAATCAATGGATACACTTCTTCAGCAGTGTGAGGATGCAATCCGTTTTGCGCAGGAGCAGTTTGAATCGGGAAGAACACAGGAGCATTACAATGATTTCGAATACTCCAATGCGCTTCAGTCTTTGGAAGCTGCTTATAATGATATAACCCAGATGGCCCATAGCGCCAACTCCCAGCAGCGGGAACAGCTTCATCGTATGAGGCTCCAGCTGCAGCAGCTCCAAAATCAGATGATAATTCTTCCTCATTAA
- a CDS encoding MDR family MFS transporter produces MPRTLWLLIIGMAVNVTGSSFLWPLNTIYIHDHLGKSLSVAGLVLMVNAAASVAGNLIGGSLYDKVGGYRSILLGIVITVMALLGLTFWHGWPAYVVFLTFVGFGSGIVFPSMFAMAGSVWKEGGRKAFNAIYVAQNAGVAIGAALGGLVASYSFQLIFLANTVMYIIFLLIAVFGYRGINTVSGQQTSILQENGMVKNHTKLYALLILCAGYLLCWVGYVQWQSTIAAYTQELNISLKQYSLLWTINGALIVLGQPVISAMVKWFKTLKIQMVAGMVIFIGSFAVAAIAEQFSAFVISMVILTVGEMLIWPAVPTIANQLAPKGREGFYQGIVNSTATGGRMIGPLLGGILVDLYGISMLFAVLMVLFVFAILTILVYDRKLKESKELAHVS; encoded by the coding sequence ATGCCGCGGACCTTATGGCTTTTAATTATTGGGATGGCAGTGAATGTAACCGGATCTTCTTTTTTGTGGCCTCTTAATACAATCTACATTCATGACCACTTAGGCAAATCCTTATCGGTAGCCGGCCTGGTACTAATGGTGAACGCAGCTGCCAGTGTCGCCGGAAATTTAATAGGGGGGAGCCTCTATGATAAAGTTGGCGGCTATCGTTCGATTCTTCTTGGAATTGTCATCACAGTAATGGCGCTCCTCGGTTTGACCTTTTGGCATGGCTGGCCTGCATATGTGGTATTCCTTACCTTTGTCGGATTTGGCTCCGGGATTGTTTTTCCTTCTATGTTTGCGATGGCCGGATCAGTCTGGAAAGAAGGAGGACGCAAAGCCTTCAATGCCATCTATGTAGCCCAGAACGCAGGTGTTGCCATTGGTGCTGCTCTTGGCGGTCTTGTGGCCTCGTACTCTTTTCAGTTAATTTTTCTGGCCAATACTGTTATGTATATCATTTTTTTATTGATCGCTGTTTTTGGCTACAGGGGAATAAACACAGTTTCCGGTCAGCAGACCTCCATCCTTCAGGAAAATGGCATGGTTAAAAATCATACCAAGCTTTATGCGCTGCTCATATTATGTGCGGGCTATTTATTGTGCTGGGTAGGATATGTTCAATGGCAATCGACTATTGCCGCTTATACACAGGAGCTGAACATTTCGTTAAAGCAATACAGTTTGCTGTGGACTATTAATGGAGCCCTGATTGTCTTGGGGCAGCCGGTTATCAGTGCAATGGTAAAATGGTTTAAAACATTAAAGATTCAGATGGTCGCCGGAATGGTTATATTTATTGGCTCGTTTGCTGTTGCGGCGATCGCAGAACAGTTCTCCGCATTTGTCATCAGCATGGTTATTCTGACAGTAGGCGAAATGCTGATATGGCCAGCTGTTCCGACCATTGCCAACCAGCTTGCTCCTAAAGGGAGGGAAGGGTTTTACCAGGGAATCGTAAACAGCACAGCTACAGGCGGAAGGATGATCGGCCCTTTACTGGGGGGTATTCTGGTTGATCTTTATGGAATCTCCATGCTGTTTGCTGTATTAATGGTTCTATTTGTCTTTGCCATTCTGACGATTCTTGTATATGACCGGAAATTAAAGGAGTCTAAAGAATTGGCGCATGTTTCATAA
- a CDS encoding GntP family permease translates to MLSMIGLIGGLALLIYLTMRGMNLLVVGPLSALFVALFSGMPLFPQLAGEGEANLVGNYMSGFSGFVTSWYLMFLLGAIFGKVMEDSGAADSVSKMVVDKLGMKYAVLAIVASCAILTYGGVSLFVVAFSVYPMALSLFKQANLPRRFIPAALAFGSVTFTMTSAGSPEIQNWIPIEFLGTTPYAGWEVSLIVAVFMMIFGYWWLKRMITKAVNKGETFESRKQDPVTENKDLPHPIMGVVPLVVVLIISFVFHDSLAQSALILALLGGVIATYLLNRKYFTNFWNAVSDGTLGALIAIGNTAAVVGFGGVAKAVPAFATAVDWMTSIPGSPLIGGAIAVSVIAGMTGSASGGQAIALPILAPHYMDMGVNAEALHRTVAISSGALDSLPHNGYVVTTVRAICGETHQAAYGAVAAVTVIVPLIGLAIAIVLFSFGLGI, encoded by the coding sequence ATGCTAAGTATGATTGGGTTAATAGGCGGGCTTGCCCTGCTGATATACCTGACGATGCGGGGAATGAATCTGCTGGTGGTCGGTCCATTATCTGCGCTGTTTGTAGCTCTTTTTAGCGGTATGCCTTTATTTCCGCAGCTGGCAGGAGAAGGAGAGGCCAACTTGGTCGGGAACTATATGTCCGGCTTTTCGGGATTTGTCACATCATGGTATCTGATGTTCCTATTAGGTGCTATTTTTGGAAAGGTAATGGAGGATAGCGGTGCGGCTGACAGTGTATCCAAAATGGTCGTGGATAAGCTTGGAATGAAATATGCCGTTCTTGCCATAGTCGCGTCCTGTGCCATTTTAACTTATGGCGGAGTCAGTTTATTCGTTGTCGCCTTCTCTGTATATCCAATGGCGTTGAGTTTATTTAAGCAGGCAAATCTGCCGAGAAGATTTATCCCTGCAGCACTGGCATTTGGATCTGTAACATTTACGATGACTTCTGCAGGTTCACCTGAAATTCAAAACTGGATTCCGATTGAATTCCTAGGAACAACTCCATATGCGGGCTGGGAAGTCAGCTTAATTGTGGCTGTGTTCATGATGATCTTCGGCTACTGGTGGCTGAAGCGCATGATTACCAAGGCTGTAAACAAAGGAGAAACGTTTGAATCCCGCAAGCAGGATCCTGTAACAGAAAATAAGGATTTACCGCATCCAATTATGGGTGTTGTACCATTAGTTGTGGTTTTAATTATTTCCTTCGTTTTTCATGATTCACTTGCACAATCTGCACTTATTCTTGCCTTGCTGGGTGGAGTCATTGCCACATATCTATTGAACCGAAAGTATTTCACTAATTTCTGGAATGCTGTGTCTGATGGAACATTAGGTGCATTGATTGCTATAGGCAATACGGCTGCTGTCGTTGGGTTTGGCGGCGTAGCAAAAGCAGTGCCTGCATTTGCCACAGCAGTTGATTGGATGACGAGCATTCCTGGCAGTCCGCTGATTGGCGGTGCCATAGCCGTAAGTGTGATCGCCGGGATGACTGGGTCAGCTTCAGGAGGCCAGGCAATCGCACTGCCAATTCTTGCACCGCATTATATGGACATGGGCGTTAATGCAGAAGCCCTGCACAGGACGGTTGCCATTTCTTCCGGAGCTCTCGACTCTTTGCCGCATAATGGCTATGTTGTTACCACTGTACGGGCAATCTGCGGTGAAACCCACCAGGCAGCATATGGAGCAGTGGCTGCTGTTACGGTAATTGTCCCGCTGATTGGTTTAGCCATAGCGATTGTATTATTCTCATTCGGATTAGGAATCTAA
- a CDS encoding sporulation protein Cse60, whose product MIKVKLFDHEHEKDLEKDMNHFLEKIEEKKLLDIKYNVAAVQEDEDDQIYCFSAMVIYRA is encoded by the coding sequence GTGATTAAGGTAAAATTATTCGATCACGAGCATGAAAAAGACCTGGAAAAGGATATGAATCATTTTCTGGAGAAGATTGAGGAGAAAAAGCTGCTGGATATAAAATATAATGTGGCCGCAGTGCAGGAGGATGAAGACGATCAGATTTATTGTTTCTCTGCCATGGTAATATATAGAGCCTGA
- a CDS encoding CBO0543 family protein, with protein MYLLLVVLVYIFFAWKFVDWKRWKEYYPTVQFYIIANFLYNFLFYNHTLWAYRAVTLDWLNHTFIEITFTLLIIPVVVMIYLRYFPEKNLKKKIFYTGVWIVYFSVLEYLFSKKGLFIYDNGWNFWWSVLFNLIMFIMLRMHYKKPGIAMAVSLPIIAILLWLFHPHLIDLK; from the coding sequence GTGTATTTATTATTGGTTGTACTTGTCTATATTTTTTTTGCCTGGAAATTTGTTGATTGGAAAAGATGGAAAGAATACTATCCTACTGTCCAATTTTATATCATTGCCAACTTTCTATATAATTTTTTATTTTATAATCATACCCTATGGGCCTATAGAGCAGTTACGCTGGATTGGCTGAATCATACGTTTATTGAAATCACCTTCACTTTGCTGATTATTCCAGTCGTCGTCATGATTTACCTTCGCTATTTTCCGGAAAAAAATCTAAAGAAAAAGATTTTTTATACTGGCGTGTGGATCGTTTATTTCTCAGTGCTGGAGTATTTGTTTTCTAAAAAGGGATTGTTTATTTATGATAATGGGTGGAATTTCTGGTGGTCTGTGCTATTTAATCTCATCATGTTCATCATGCTGCGAATGCATTATAAAAAGCCGGGAATAGCTATGGCAGTTTCGCTTCCTATCATTGCGATTCTATTATGGCTCTTTCATCCGCATCTGATCGATTTGAAATAA
- a CDS encoding 3-hydroxybutyrate dehydrogenase, whose protein sequence is MVQNKVVFITGAAQGIGYEIGKRFAEQGSRIVLTDIQEAAVKKAAENLQNEGFEALGLKCDVTSESDIQAAINETVSRFGALDVLINNAGLQHVSFIDEFPTEKFEFMIKVMLTAPFVAIKHAMPIMKKQKSGRILNMASINGLVGFAGKAAYNSAKHGVIGLTKVAALEAAEHGITVNAICPGYVDTPLVRNQLNDLAKTRNVPIEKALEEVIYPLVPQKRLLKVEEIADYAIFLAGDAAKGITGQAAVIDGGYTVQ, encoded by the coding sequence ATGGTACAAAATAAAGTCGTTTTTATCACTGGTGCAGCGCAGGGAATTGGCTATGAAATTGGCAAGAGGTTTGCCGAACAGGGCTCGAGAATTGTTCTGACTGATATTCAGGAAGCTGCCGTGAAAAAAGCTGCAGAAAACCTGCAGAATGAAGGTTTTGAAGCGCTTGGGCTAAAATGTGATGTCACATCAGAGTCAGATATACAGGCGGCCATTAATGAAACTGTCAGCCGATTCGGTGCTTTGGATGTGCTGATAAATAATGCAGGGCTGCAGCATGTTTCATTTATAGACGAATTTCCAACTGAGAAGTTTGAATTCATGATCAAAGTAATGCTGACTGCTCCATTCGTGGCTATAAAGCACGCGATGCCAATCATGAAAAAACAAAAATCTGGCCGGATACTTAACATGGCTTCCATCAATGGGCTTGTGGGGTTTGCAGGCAAGGCTGCATATAACAGTGCAAAGCATGGTGTTATAGGCTTAACTAAAGTCGCGGCGTTGGAGGCTGCTGAACATGGCATTACGGTTAATGCCATCTGTCCGGGCTATGTAGACACACCACTCGTAAGAAATCAGCTGAATGATCTTGCTAAAACAAGAAATGTCCCCATCGAAAAAGCACTGGAGGAAGTCATTTATCCATTAGTGCCGCAAAAAAGGCTTCTGAAGGTGGAAGAGATTGCAGATTATGCGATTTTTTTGGCTGGCGATGCAGCTAAAGGAATTACGGGCCAGGCGGCAGTTATTGATGGGGGCTATACAGTTCAATAA
- the leuS gene encoding leucine--tRNA ligase, which translates to MSFNHKEIEKKWQGHWEENKTFKTTEDKGKRKFYALDMFPYPSGAGLHVGHPEGYTATDILSRMKRMQGYNVLHPMGWDAFGLPAEQYALDTGNDPAEFTEQNINTFRRQIKALGFSYDWDREVNTTDPEYYKWTQWIFLKLYEKGLAYIDEVAVNWCPALGTVLANEEVIDGKSERGGHPVERRPMRQWMLKITAYADRLLEDLDLLDWPESLKDMQRNWIGRSEGAEVTFNIEGHDGTFTVFTTRPDTLYGATYAVLAPEHALVDKITTEGQQEAVQAYIDKVKSKSDLERTDLAKEKTGVFTGAYAINPANGEKMPIWIADYVLVSYGTGAIMAVPAHDERDYEFAKQFDLPIKEVVAGGDVDKEAYTGDGEHVNSGFLDGLNKEDAIEKMIAWLEEKGIGTKKVTYRLRDWLFSRQRYWGEPIPVIHWEDGTMTAVPEDQLPLVLPKTTEIKPSGTGESPLANIDDWVNVVDPETGKKGRRETNTMPQWAGSCWYYLRYIDPKNSEALADPEKLKEWLPVDIYIGGAEHAVLHLLYARFWHKVLYDVGVVHTKEPFQKLFNQGMILGENNEKMSKSKGNVVNPDEIVESHGADTLRLYEMFMGPLEASIAWSTNGLDGSRRFLDRIWRLFVEETGELSPRIQDIEEGSSLEKVYHQTVKKVTEDYEGLRFNTAISQMMVFINEAYKADVLPKTFAEGFVKMLSPIAPHISEELWSKFGHDESIAYEAWPAFDEAKMVDDEVEIVIQINGKVKAKLMVPADAKKDLLEQIAMGDEKVKEQIDGKTVRKVIAVPGKLVNIVAN; encoded by the coding sequence ATGAGTTTCAATCATAAGGAGATTGAAAAAAAGTGGCAGGGCCACTGGGAAGAAAATAAAACATTCAAAACAACTGAAGATAAAGGCAAGCGCAAGTTTTATGCGCTTGATATGTTCCCATATCCTTCAGGCGCTGGTCTTCACGTTGGCCACCCGGAAGGATATACGGCAACAGATATCCTTTCCCGCATGAAGCGCATGCAGGGCTATAATGTCCTTCATCCGATGGGCTGGGATGCATTTGGTTTACCTGCAGAGCAATATGCACTTGATACAGGGAATGACCCGGCAGAATTCACAGAACAGAATATCAACACCTTCCGCCGCCAGATCAAAGCGTTAGGCTTCTCCTATGACTGGGATCGTGAAGTAAACACAACAGACCCTGAATACTATAAATGGACTCAATGGATCTTCTTAAAGCTTTATGAAAAAGGGCTTGCTTATATCGATGAAGTAGCTGTTAACTGGTGTCCTGCACTTGGAACAGTACTTGCAAATGAAGAGGTTATCGACGGAAAAAGCGAGCGCGGTGGCCATCCGGTAGAACGCCGCCCAATGAGACAGTGGATGCTGAAAATTACGGCTTATGCGGATCGCCTGCTTGAAGATCTTGATTTATTGGATTGGCCAGAGAGCCTAAAGGATATGCAGCGCAACTGGATCGGCCGCTCTGAAGGAGCTGAAGTGACATTCAATATTGAAGGACATGATGGCACATTCACCGTATTCACAACACGTCCTGACACATTATATGGTGCAACATATGCTGTACTTGCTCCAGAGCACGCGCTTGTTGATAAGATCACAACAGAGGGGCAGCAAGAAGCAGTTCAGGCTTACATTGACAAAGTAAAGAGCAAGAGCGATCTTGAGCGGACAGATCTTGCTAAAGAAAAAACGGGTGTCTTCACTGGTGCGTACGCGATCAACCCGGCCAACGGCGAAAAAATGCCAATCTGGATTGCAGATTATGTTTTAGTCAGCTATGGAACAGGTGCCATCATGGCGGTTCCGGCACATGACGAGCGCGACTATGAGTTCGCCAAGCAATTTGATCTGCCTATTAAAGAAGTCGTTGCCGGCGGAGATGTTGATAAAGAAGCATACACTGGCGATGGCGAGCATGTGAACTCAGGTTTCCTTGATGGATTAAACAAAGAGGACGCTATTGAGAAAATGATTGCCTGGCTTGAAGAAAAAGGTATTGGCACCAAGAAGGTTACTTACCGTCTTCGTGACTGGTTATTCAGCCGCCAGCGCTATTGGGGCGAGCCGATTCCAGTTATCCACTGGGAAGATGGCACAATGACTGCCGTGCCGGAAGATCAGCTTCCATTAGTGCTTCCAAAAACAACGGAGATCAAGCCATCCGGTACTGGTGAGTCACCATTAGCCAACATTGATGATTGGGTTAATGTTGTGGATCCGGAAACTGGCAAAAAAGGCCGGAGGGAAACGAACACAATGCCGCAATGGGCAGGCAGCTGCTGGTACTACCTTCGCTATATTGATCCGAAAAATAGTGAAGCTCTTGCAGATCCCGAAAAATTAAAAGAATGGCTTCCGGTTGATATATATATCGGAGGAGCTGAACATGCGGTTCTTCACCTTCTATATGCCCGCTTCTGGCACAAGGTCCTTTACGATGTGGGAGTTGTCCATACGAAGGAACCGTTCCAAAAGCTATTCAACCAGGGTATGATTCTTGGGGAGAACAATGAGAAAATGAGTAAATCAAAAGGCAATGTCGTTAACCCGGATGAAATCGTAGAGAGCCATGGTGCAGATACTCTTCGTTTATACGAAATGTTCATGGGGCCGCTTGAAGCTTCCATCGCCTGGTCTACAAATGGATTGGATGGCTCAAGAAGATTCCTTGACCGCATCTGGCGATTGTTTGTGGAAGAGACTGGTGAATTAAGCCCGAGAATTCAAGACATTGAAGAAGGCAGCAGTCTTGAAAAGGTTTACCACCAAACGGTGAAAAAAGTAACTGAGGACTACGAAGGACTTCGTTTTAACACAGCTATTTCTCAAATGATGGTATTCATTAACGAAGCTTATAAAGCAGATGTGCTGCCAAAAACTTTTGCAGAAGGTTTTGTTAAAATGCTTTCACCAATCGCTCCTCATATTTCAGAAGAGCTTTGGTCAAAATTTGGCCATGATGAGTCCATTGCTTATGAAGCCTGGCCGGCATTTGATGAAGCCAAAATGGTGGATGACGAGGTCGAAATCGTGATTCAAATCAACGGCAAAGTCAAAGCGAAGCTAATGGTTCCGGCCGATGCAAAAAAAGACCTGTTGGAGCAAATCGCAATGGGTGATGAAAAAGTAAAAGAGCAAATTGATGGAAAAACTGTCCGTAAAGTCATTGCAGTACCGGGCAAGCTTGTAAACATCGTTGCAAATTAA
- a CDS encoding glycogen biosynthesis protein GlgD, giving the protein MVKKRSKQNNPEQKTRNGANNQDVEFGRDFDAVKQSKKHYEKSGGQPVKSKFHPEPEQSS; this is encoded by the coding sequence ATGGTAAAAAAGCGATCAAAACAAAACAATCCGGAACAAAAGACCCGCAATGGCGCCAATAACCAGGATGTTGAATTTGGCCGGGACTTCGACGCGGTAAAGCAGTCGAAAAAGCACTATGAAAAATCAGGCGGACAGCCTGTTAAATCGAAATTTCATCCAGAACCGGAACAATCGTCATAA
- a CDS encoding NAD(P)/FAD-dependent oxidoreductase, with amino-acid sequence MKYDVIVIGGGPSGLMAAIGAAEKKAKVLLIDKGNKLGRKLAISGGGRCNVTNRLPVDEIIKHIPGNGRFLYSAFSIFSNEDIIRFFENLGIELKEEDHGRMFPVTDKAQSVVDALISRLKELKVDIKTDSPIQDVHYENGRVKSVELKTGDVYEAHSVVIAVGGKSVPHTGSTGDGYAWAEKAGHTITELFPTEVPLTSSESFIKEKALQGLSLRSVALSVLNPKGKALITHRMDMIFTHFGISGPAVLRCSQYAVKAMKKWNLKEVTMNLDALPDTKEEPLFQEVSKKIKEEPKKIIKNLLKGLLPERYLLFLLEQNGIDPSAQGAAISNEKIRSFVKGCKSFQFKVTGTLPLDKAFVTGGGVSVKEIEPQTMASKMMEGLFFCGEILDIHGYTGGYNITSALVTGRLAGLNAAAHTM; translated from the coding sequence ATGAAATATGATGTAATAGTAATAGGCGGAGGTCCTTCGGGATTGATGGCAGCAATCGGTGCTGCGGAAAAGAAGGCAAAGGTCCTTCTCATTGACAAAGGAAACAAGCTTGGAAGGAAGCTTGCCATTTCCGGTGGAGGCCGGTGCAATGTCACAAACAGGCTCCCAGTAGATGAAATCATTAAGCATATCCCGGGCAATGGGAGATTTTTGTATAGTGCATTTTCCATCTTCAGCAATGAAGATATTATCCGCTTCTTTGAGAATTTGGGAATTGAGCTGAAAGAGGAAGATCATGGGCGGATGTTTCCCGTTACCGACAAAGCGCAATCGGTTGTTGATGCCTTAATTTCAAGGCTGAAGGAACTGAAGGTCGATATCAAAACAGACAGCCCGATTCAGGATGTTCACTATGAAAATGGCAGGGTGAAATCGGTAGAATTAAAAACAGGCGATGTTTATGAAGCACACTCTGTTGTGATAGCCGTCGGTGGAAAGTCAGTTCCTCACACAGGCTCAACCGGTGACGGCTATGCATGGGCTGAAAAAGCAGGCCATACGATTACAGAGCTTTTCCCAACTGAGGTTCCGCTGACATCTTCAGAGAGCTTTATTAAAGAAAAAGCGCTGCAGGGATTGTCGCTTCGGAGTGTGGCACTTAGTGTTTTAAACCCTAAAGGAAAAGCGCTCATAACACATCGGATGGATATGATTTTCACCCATTTCGGCATTAGCGGCCCGGCGGTCTTGCGCTGCAGCCAGTATGCGGTGAAAGCGATGAAGAAGTGGAATTTGAAAGAAGTAACCATGAACCTGGATGCACTCCCGGATACAAAGGAAGAACCTCTTTTTCAGGAAGTGTCCAAAAAGATTAAAGAAGAACCGAAGAAAATCATTAAAAACCTCTTAAAAGGGCTGCTTCCGGAAAGGTATCTTTTGTTTCTTCTTGAGCAGAACGGAATTGATCCATCTGCACAAGGGGCAGCTATTTCCAATGAAAAAATCAGAAGCTTTGTTAAGGGCTGCAAATCTTTTCAGTTTAAAGTAACCGGCACTTTGCCTCTCGATAAAGCTTTTGTTACCGGCGGAGGTGTTTCCGTCAAAGAAATCGAACCGCAGACAATGGCTTCAAAAATGATGGAAGGTCTTTTCTTCTGCGGAGAAATCCTCGACATCCATGGCTACACAGGCGGATACAATATCACTTCTGCACTTGTAACAGGCCGGTTAGCCGGATTAAATGCAGCTGCACATACCATGTAA